attagataatcataaatatgaatattaggtgttaatttttttatataaataaaatagttattatcttgacttatttctttatttttcgaTAGGATAGAAATTTTTTTCACTGTTCTTCCCATAACCCTCGCAAAGGTTTTTAACATTGCGTTTCGATGAAGATTTTTTTCACTGTTCTTTCCATAACCCTCGCAAAGGTTGTTtgatcactttttttattatttatttatcttgacAATCcatttcacatgaaaaaaatattaaattaatatatataaaaaaaacattttgcacGTGTGCTTACCGCAGGTAAATGcgctttcaaaataaatttgggtgTTCGAGGGAGAGATTTGACACGTGCACTTCAAATAAATATGACCAAAAAGAATAATGTCAAAGAATCCAATTTATTTATGCAtccaattataatataaatgtttttttttcaaacggGTAAGAAGATATGGACAATACCCTCATAGGCTACAATGAGAGGGTAGCTAAGGCAAAAGAATAGCACTTATACAACACAAAATAACATGGAATGTTATACATCTCAAGCTGAAATTGCAAGTTCAGGCTTCAGGGGAGCCAAGATACTGGATATTTTGTCATCACCGTTCAGTAGTTCTTTGGCTCTCTCAGCTTATCCCAGCTAGAAAACAACAGCCCCAACAGAGAATAGAATACCGCCTTAATGCAAGATATTATGAAACTCCAACATGAAGAGGGCCAGCACCATGGATACAGGAGTCGAAAAAAGAAGCTTATGAGATGTCGAGGATACTGCCCGACCTGTGGCAGGCAATTAATGTTATTGCCAACGACATGAAAGGCATGTCCTAGGAATGGGGAATCATGGATCAACTCAAGTTCCTTTTCTAAATCTAAATATTATCCAGGCATGATCGTTAAAGAATGCACCTAATCATCTTAAGCAGTGTATCATTTACTACAGCTCTAGCATTGCTTAAAGAGTATGGCTTATTGATCCTAAAGTTGATACCAAAATATGCACTTTCATGACATTTACTTGATGAAATTTGATTAGGAACCGTGTCGATGACACTAACAACCAGGGATAAAAGCACTCACAGGGAAAAGCAAATCCAAAGAATCCCAGGCGGCATGACGGACAGCTCTTGTGGGATACATTGGACCGCCAGGCGAAGTGAAGCTATACAAACATGCCTTCAATCTTGTACTTGTGGTCATTCTCAATTCCAAGCCTGCAGAAATTAATTACATTACCCTATTCAGAATAACCTGCAATTGTTTATATCAGGTCAATTCAATGTTAGACACTTTGATTTTGGAAACTGACGGATAATATCACCTTGGAGAACTTTAATGTGTGAAAGGTAATGCAATAGAACTGGTTCCACCTTTAACTTTTGAAGCTGGCAGGCAAAAGAATTTGGAAACCGTATGAATACACAAATGAATTCTCTACAGGTAAAAAATAACCAACTCTTCAGAAAATAAATGCCCTAAGATTGAATACACAGAATATACCTGGTCTGCAACTTCAATAACAAAGAAGTCTGCTGGGCCACCAACCAAGAAAGCATTTAGAAAAACAGGAAACTGTTTTAAGAAGCTCTCGTGCTTGTCAACTGCATAgatcatattataaaatgataACCCGTTTGTTGTTCAATATTGAATCTATACAAGTTAGAAAGCTTGCCTGAGTTGTAAAAGAGGGTGAACCTTGAGAGCAAAAGAAACAGTTCTCGCTGGGCCTGATTTAATGAAAGATGACATTATTTTCAAACGCAAATGCGTTCAAGGAAATTTTGAAGTCCACACCATATTTTTCTGGAAGTACAATTGAAGGCAAGCATACATAAAAACAATTGGCATGTAAGATCAAAAAGGGTGCATCAATGCCAGACCTGCACCGGAATTTTATTCAACTGCATAGGCGCCAAGGCAACTTCATCAAGGAGATACTGAAATCAACAAGTGAAAAAGTAAAGTAAGGAGGAAGAATAGAATAATTATACAGAGACCAAGATTTTACCCATGTATATCCAGTTGAAGGGGTTAAATTACATTGTTGGAAGGACACTTGCCTGAAATAGGGACTGGAAGCGCCTTGTGTTTGTTTGGATGTCAATCCTGCAAAGTTTTACCACAAAGGTTCAAGTCATTGTTGCATGGATGGAATGGTAGAATAGAGCAGTGATATATCTTCAAACCAAAAACATGGAAAGGGAAAATATAATGTTTGTTAAATCCTAGTTTATGATTCTACCGAATGGCATGTTTGTACAGTAATCAACTGGACGTGCAACTTTTATTGACAGCACTCTAACATGTAAAAGTTCAATTGAAACTAATGATATTAAAGTACTTCCATACTTCGGTTTGCTATGACTCCCTTTGAAAAAATGGATTTTCAGTGGCAGCACCAAATTTCAGATGCAAGGGATCCAGAAATTTGGTTGGAGAGgtaaaaaaggaagaagcaaGGATGCTCTCTGTTAATGCAGCAATAAGACACTTTGAAATTGATTAAACTCCCATGGAGCAAAGGTTATAATAACAGCAGGGTCTCAGGAATCAATCATAGCACAATGAAACAGCTACAGAGGTTGATAGAAACGCCAGAAGTTAAATGAATATCaaagttcctttttttttcttcatttcttttttctttagctTTTCCTCAATGAATAATGACAAACCTTATCCTCGtttctttattgaaaaaaaaatccccttCACAGAATGGTACAAGCCACAGGCTCTAAGCACTTTGAATTTTAACTAGTTATGATCCACTAGTCAAAATACTGTTTCCCTGCATTGAATTGATTTCATAGATCAACCCAAATCCATctggaaagaaaacaaaaaggaaataacATATGGAGCAAATAGAATTTTGAATCTTGAGAGTGTCCATCACAATTAACAATATTTCCCAGTCcatattaagaaagaaaaagcacAATGAAGAATGaaactcattttctttaataGTTTTGTGTATTGATCAGCATGATCCACAAACTTTCCAACACTCATTAGTATTTAGCAGCACTAAATGACTACCAATCTGAGCTCACTGATATTCATACCAGAAAACATTTGTAGCACCTTGAACAAGAGCAGATGAGAAACGTAGAAGTACTTCAGTATTATCCAGCTGGGCTTCAAAAAGCTGCAGAAAACATACAAGTGCAACACAGCATTATATGGCCACAACTGATGGAATATAGCATTATACTTTGCCAATAGATTTTAATGTTTCAAATAAATTTGGATggttaacataaaaaacaaaaaaataaactttcaaattGTATTCATGCAAAGCAACCCATTTGATAACCTTTAACTACACCTGCATCTGAATCATATTGGCGCACATAAACCAGAACCAGTATTCACATAGATTCAGGAAACCGAATGCAACGAAAGTTGTGAATCAGGAAATAAACATAACTAAGTTATGACTCAAATTTAAAACcactcatttttttcttaatagcaACAGCTTCCCAAAACAAGTGAAAATAAAGTGGTATTTCATTTAAGCCCAaacttgaatttaataacttctATTTTGAACTACAACACAAAAAGTGATGAAAACAAGGCCTAATATAACCTTAGAAGCCACAAAACCATAGTTTGCACATGTTAGGAATCGCTGCTGGAGATTTAAGACAGGTCAAATGTGAAAATAGGGTCTACTCTGGGATACAAGACTGTATTGGTATCTCTTAAATCCATAATTTATGTGAATTCTGGTTAATAATAGCAGTCATGCACCTTAAGAACAAAACTTTTGGAAATGTAAAGAAAACTAGCATAGATTGAGAAActagcattttctttttctttttcctatagagctaaaaaaacaagttcaacCATTTTCATTTCCACCCTTGCCAATGCAAAcgattctataatatatttttgaccaGTTTGGAACAGTCAATCTTACAACCCACCAGAACCTaaactgttttttctttttgttttttttcgatATCATGGACGCGACCCATGGGTGGACAGCCACTCCCAAGAGCCAAATCACGGGAGAGAGCCTGCCAACTCGAGGTCTCCAATCAATTACACACTTACATGTGGGTTGAGAAATGCAAGTGGTAGAGTTCGAACTAGGAATGTCCTCTCCCTCTAGTTGACTCCTTACCACTTGACTATTGCCAGCTGAGCTACTAGCTCGCTTGCAGCCTATACTGTTTTATCAGTGGAGAGTTCAAATAAGTTGCATTACAAAAGGAATGGCAAACAGCAGGTCAATTCGACTTTCTAATTCTGAAACGAATACAGCAGCAAAGAAGCAATCTTGACAGGGCTCCCTTGCTGCCATACAACATGCAATCAGGCAAGGAAAATACGGGTTTATATCGAGTTCTCAAAAGACCAATGCGAGAACTGTATTGCTATATTAAAGATCAGTAACATATGTGATTCTTCATGgatagaaaagagagaaaaaaattactggAACAGAGCCAAGCTGCATACCCATTTAtggaacaaaagaaagaaaatatgtgATGCAAATGACTGGCTCCAGAGTTGGAGAATCAGATGAAGGATTTGTTTTCCACTCTCAGGTACCCTAACATAATAATCAGCGAGCAAGTTGAAAAAGCACAGTTGGCCATCAGCATCATCTTCCACAGGAGAAATTGCATCTTCTTCCCTGCTGAAAATTATACCTATGTTCaatgcaagaaaaaatcaagatgtGAACAGTATAAAAGCCAACAATGAGAAATAACAATAGACCATTAACACAGATTGATATCATCATGCAATTATAACAGACCTCGAGCGCGATCATCAACTTCCAAAGCATTGTCAGCAAACAACTCTTGTAACAAGTTACGTCTCTGAGTTGGAGAAGCTAGTGCCTGCCCTTGTCATTAAAAACATCAcgtaatttttagcaaaaaatatatatatatatatatatatatatatatcaattcttGATTTTGGAACACTTGAAAATCAGAATACATACAATTTCCTTAATCCTTTCAGTGAACAAAAGAATcccaagaaaaaggaaaggaaattgaaaggaagagaaaaggaacGAACCCTTTGCAGctttttctcgatttcaacaGTGAGAGCGTTCAGATAAGCTGAGCTACCAGTTCCGGGCGTGGGTGAACTTGtcttttccatttctttatataattacactattttaacaatcttcagccatttcatttgatttgatcCAAAAATCGCCGACcgtccctccctccctcccaaGCCTGATGAATAAATTCCGATCCAAGCAAACGACCAAACAAATTCTAatggtttaaaattaaagaagaagctTCTTCCTCCTGTTGTCGAGAATCCAATTCAATAATGTACACCGGagcagttttttctttttgtttgtgtttttttaaaatagaaatataaatattggcTGTGTCATTGTTTCGGTCTTACCGAGACCGTCACTAAGTTAcgataatgataatattagaaGGATAAAGAGAGTTACATATCAAAATTGGTCCTCTTAGTTTGTTAGCTAAGTCATTTAGATCCACAACTTTTTCTCCTCTTGCTATAGTTTACGAGAAGGCAATAATGTTACTGAATAAGCAAAATTTGGCACTAAAGTAGTAAGTTATGGACTGATTTAAGAATATAAGGGTTAACATATAATTTGTAAGAAGATAATGACTAGTTATTATTTAAGGACACAATTGTAATTAACGGTATATAGTGGGGCGAATGTGGATCAGaactttagatttattttatttcttaaaggaAAAGGCATGTGCTGTAGTAGTGGCGTTGTTTGTGGTTGGTTGGAGAGGGCGTGTTTTACACTTGCCATTTTTGcataagcaaatcaaaacaagacTTTACTCTAGGCGAAAAATGGTCGGAGAAGGGCAGGAGGGAACAcaattatctgttttttttttaaattagcacagtaaacttaaaattttaacaataataataataaaaataaaaaaaagttttcattttGAACTTATAccttctaataataataataataaaaacaaactatgaGGGGTGTAACTCAACTAGTCAGGTCTTGAATTTACTCGTTAaagatcactagttcgagtcccacaaatttCAGGACCACTAGAGacttatatggttgttaatttcagggcccgtgggattagtcaaggtacacgcaagctaacCTGaatacccacgttaataataataaaaaaatcttacagTTAACATGTATTCGAAGGTTTCCATTAGATAATTGAAtcaattatctaattttataaaataaaaatgtagaataaaaatgaaatagcTGTTGTTTGTTTATTAGCATGGATAAGATATATAAAAGCTAGTATGAAAGAAAGTGTCGTCGATGATCAATGGAAATGACAGTTGTCAACTTTACTTGAATATCtctttatcattaattatttagatttggTGGTAGATTATGCAGTGATTTAATTTGATGGCGTtaccatattttgtttttttgcacttattttatctaaaacaaCAAGGGACTAAGTGTCGGTGGTATTTTTAGGATTGGATTCAAATGGAAGGTGCACCGAGAAATCTCCTTGCTTCATTACAAAatctaattgatttaatttttagaaatggCCAACAATCTTTCACATCTGGCTGTTTATAGAGAAACCCTTTATCATGTTACAGTGAAACAATACTTTAGAGATCTCGTACGAATTGGACTGCGGCAGAGCAAGCCAACAAGCGTCATGAACAAGCTGGAGCAAGTTTAAGGAAACTACTAGCTTATTAGAACAGTGAAAATGCAAGTAAATTGGTTTGGAACAATGACTGAACATACCAATTGGATTAAAATTGGCCCAGGAGCTCTCAGTTTGAGGATGCACAAGAGGAtcgccatatatatatatatatatatatatatatatatatacacctcTGAAGTAGATGTAAGCAAAATCCTGCTCTCTGGTATCATAAATGAGTGAATCCATTCACTGACCGTTCTAAAAATAATAGTACAAATCCAAGATATAAGCCCATCACACTTGTTTTTATTGCCTGCAAGATATCACATTTTTCCGAGTTAAAATGTCCCACATTTCCCTGTATGAATATGTACAAGCACATTTATAACATCTGAATTGATGAAGCtgtaatattaaagaataaaataaattatattttaaaattttacttaatagtttaagttattgagttgagataattatttgacatgatattaAAATCTTGATGATCAAGTAGTTATGAGTTTAAATCTTattatccctatttatttgataaaaattaagcataaggtagTGTGAGTTTATGTAACTTTCAAGCataaagggctttcacttgagaaaatatgttaaaaaaaatataaatcatatcttgaaacttcatttaacagcttaagttatcgCTTACtagtttgaaatgattttttaatataaaaaatcatggcTCATAATGTTACTTATTCCTCCTCACGACGCTAATAAGCACCAAGCTAGTGGCAATAGGATCAGGGCTTGCTAAGAAATTCATTTTCCTATAGATTAATATGTTTGAGAGTATACTtgtggttactttttaaagtatttttcactctgaaatacatcaaaataatttttttaaatatgagtgtatcaaaatgatctgaaaacactaaagagatattaatttgaagtaaagaaaaaaataaaaaaaattaaattttttcaaatacacctttaaaaaacaaaaataaacaagaactAAAACAGCGAGAGACTAGGGCAGGCAATGCAATTACCTAGCAAAGGGATTTTGGACCCAAGAGGAACCATAACTTAATCCACAGGAGCTATACACAACTGCGTTGCATCATGTATTAGTAAGGAAGGAAAAGATTGGTGTCAAATATTAAGAACTGAAAACCGAAAGACAAGAATATACCATGACGAATAAGCTCAAATCATGGATGTCCATTCCGTTTCCTGAGGTTGTCTTTACATCCAGTAAAGTAGTTATCAGCAACTATATAGCCTGAGTACGAGGTCCCAGACATGTAAATCAAATCGGACACCAATTATTATTTGTCAAGAACTAATTCATACTGAGCCAGAAATTAGAAAAAGGGAACCTGCATGCTGGGTCACCTCATTTTCCTAATTTCCCTTCAGTTTGTCTGCCAACTGAGATCCAATAAATCTAATTAAATGATTTGACTAGCCATGAGAAGTTATTCATTGAAGTCTTGGTTGGTGAACAAAGCATGAATGGAAATATCTTCATCCTGGCTTCAGAACTCAGTATGTAGGTTTTatgaatttaaacaaattaaaataaattatcaactatAAATCTTAATAACTAtataatataagaattaaattaaatacaaaaaaatcaataaataaagtaaaaaaaaatcaatcttttagTTTCAACTCTTGTTACCTATCATCCACATGTTTTGCTGATGGGagataaaagttgttttatgATTTCCTTTTATTCCGTGTTGGCCATCTAATAAATCACAGTTGCCCTGTTTACTTTGAAACTTTACCAAtaaaagtattgttttttttatattttaaaatatttttaaaaatatttgaattttttttatttgctttaaattaattattttttatatttttatattattttgatatactgatgttaaaaataaaatttttaaaataaaaaacattatttcaataaatttttaaataaaaaataattgctgcCATAATATTAATCAGACTTTAAATCTTTTATCCAGTTAAACaatgataattttgattttaaatacaaagagatgttgagaaaaattaaaacatatcttATACATGCAAATGTTGTACTGTTTTTGTTTATAGACCGACGGGGATATGGAGATTTCACTAATTTTCTAGCTACTCAACAACTCAAATCAAGGTTAAAGTGGATTGGGTTAGGCAATTTTACCAATTTATTGAGTATCTAACATCACtcaaatcctataaaaaatcaatttaagtttatatctttattttataattgaagtTTAATATACTATTACGAGCAtgtgataataatgataattaattgtTATTAAACGAAAAtgtgtaaaattaattaatatgctaaTGTCCTTTAACATCGTATAATATCTATTTATCATGTACTATAAGTTAGGTAGACGTTGATGTATTCTTTTTAAAGtacataatataaataaatttaacaaataattaataagcACATAATTTAACATCTTatacatgatttttaaatataaaagagatCTTGAATGATATATCTAACTAATCATTAACAATTTACTAATTAGATTATATCACTAATGATGTTTGATgatgtgatttatatttttaaatcacatcttctattaatattttaaatatacatgacttaaatataaaattattgaacatGTGAGAttctttgtataatttttttgggaTATGATCACTCTGAGGCATTAAAAAAAACGTGGaagagaaattttttaaaaaaatatgaaaaataaattaggtcAAGTCAGGTGGGGTACCCGATGGAGAAGACCCACCACCGGACTTCATCCAGGGGGGGTTGGATGGTGGAGGAAAATTTTGGCATATAAGAACAGCCACCGTaggcaaaaacatcaaaataggACAACTTCAAGAGTTCTGCAGATCAAAGGAGCCATCTTCctggtattttgttttaaaacaagATGAACGACTAGATATTCAAATCTCGTCTGAAAATCAACCTGGCTAGCTGCTAGGATGATGCCGAGATTCTATCCCTTTAAAGATCATCACCTGGGAAAGGGATTTTTGGACCCATAAGAGCTATACATTATTGCAAGATCTCAATGACCTAATAGAATCTATATTGTCTTTGTCATGGGCGGAGCCAGAAatagatgaataagaaaataattgattttcatgTAAAGTAGAAGGATATAAACGCAAACTCTTAAAGTTCTAGGActgaaaatgtttttcaaaactttGGGGATCCGTAACCCTCCACCAATCATCGTGGTTCCACCAGCTCGTCTTTGTAGACCTCCACGcaacatcatttttaaaagaaagtaatatcaaaactaatttgTTTTGTAGACCTCCACGCAACATCATTTTTAACCTTCACGCAATATCAAAATCACAGTTCACCAATGTACATTgtactatatattataatagtACACATTAATTtgcttttcttattaattttattttttaatatgtgaatAAGTAAGAATTttactttgtaatttgtttttttatttataaagtcaGGGTGGTTTATCagctaatttatattttattattttgtttgtttttgcgttttaaaaatacttttgaaaaaaattaaaattttttttattttttttgttttaaattaatattttttgagatttttagattagtttgatatactaatatctaaataatttataaaaaataaaaaatattatttttaaaaaaataattacaactatatttttaattcactGTTAACCGAGAGGTCAGATGAGAGAAAGATAACCTAGAAGCCCCAATATTTTACTCTTTTTCTCCCAGCTAGCCTTGTGATTTACAAATGCTGAGAAACAAGAGActggtttttataataatacTACAATAATAAGAGTCCGAAACTTTAAAACTTCTTCCTCCAAAGATAATatcccaaataaataaaataatttgagcCTCCAGATTCACGTCGCCTTCCTCCCACCCAAAAAAATGATAGCTCCTCCATAACAACATTGAAACCActgcacaattttttttttttttcaatgatctAATCAGTTCAAGTTTGAGTtctatgattattaattttaaaactcatagAATTAATCGAGATATATACAAAGTAACTCGGACATtcctgttaaaaaaataattattttttccctttttaaatACTCCTGTCCTGCTAAGCTACGTTAGTTTTTGTTCGCAGAATTTAAATAGTGCTAGGTTAACAACTTATTCAATTTATGAATTGATGCTCGAACCAAAACgaaattaaagatttaaattttgaaaatattataccCGAAAAAAACATGGGGCTTTTGCATTAAAATTGTAAATTGGTACAATGTTGTTCAATTGTATAGAGCACGGATTTTACATGAGATTTCGTAcaaatttatgtgttttgaagGGTTTTCCCATTGAAGAATTTCAATGATTCCCTTCTCAATCTCTTTGGTCTCTTTTATTAAATTGCTCATGCAAAAACCTAGAGCACTGAAGCACAAGACCACCTGGCTCTTCAGTTCTCTTTCCCCTTCATCAGCTGCGTGAAACTTGTCTACCATTTCCTTTGAATGTTGGAGATAAGAACTGGTGACGCTATCTATCTTGTCTTCATTTGAACCGGAAACTTTAAAAATGTTCCTGTTTGAAGATTTTCCCATTTCAAGATCATGagagatgtttttgttttcaagttccTTTTCAAGAAATTCTAAGGATAACAACATCGTGACATCCTCAAAACATTTAACCAAGGAACCAGACATTTCCTTGAAAATTTCAAGGTCACCATCTAGCTTAGTTACGTACTCCTTCCACGAAGCTCCAAATTTTTGTGATTCATGTTCAAGGAGTCCCACTGCATCAGCACTAAAAAGCAAGAGATCCACCAGCCTTGACAAAGACCCCAAGAGCTTAAAATAGCAAGGACTAGGAAAAGGCAAAAACCAGAAGTTGGGCTCCACCTCAGCTTCTCCAATGAACTTCCCTAGTTCACTAACATCCAATTTTAGTC
This region of Populus trichocarpa isolate Nisqually-1 chromosome 9, P.trichocarpa_v4.1, whole genome shotgun sequence genomic DNA includes:
- the LOC7489273 gene encoding uncharacterized protein LOC7489273, with translation MEKTSSPTPGTGSSAYLNALTVEIEKKLQRALASPTQRRNLLQELFADNALEVDDRARGIIFSREEDAISPVEDDADGQLCFFNLLADYYVRVPESGKQILHLILQLWSQSFASHIFFLLFHKWLFEAQLDNTEVLLRFSSALVQGATNVFWIDIQTNTRRFQSLFQYLLDEVALAPMQLNKIPVQAQRELFLLLSRFTLFYNSVDKHESFLKQFPVFLNAFLVGGPADFFVIEVADQLQKLKVEPVLLHYLSHIKVLQGLELRMTTSTRLKACLYSFTSPGGPMYPTRAVRHAAWDSLDLLFPVGQYPRHLISFFFRLLYPWCWPSSCWSFIISCIKAVFYSLLGLLFSSWDKLREPKNY